The Caproicibacterium amylolyticum genome includes the window TTGTTCGAGAAATCCCAGTACTGGTCGATCATGCCGAGCACAGCGCCAGTGGAAAGCTTGGAGATGTACTGATCATACTTCTGCGTAAAACTCTCCGGGTCAACAATACCTTTTTTGTACTCGGTGTTCAGCTTCTGGAAGTAGGTTTTTGCGGTTGGGGTTGTGTTGTAATCAGTAACCTTCAGGGTCTTCGGGTCAACGATGCAACTGCCGTCGTTCGGATAGCCATCGAGGAACTGGGGTGCATTCTCCAGGCAGAAGTAACGCCAGTCATCGCAAAGAATGGTGTAGCCAATATTCTTTGTACCGCTCTTCATGGTTGGATTCGCCTTCAGGTACTTTTCAATCAGGTCAAAATACTGATCCATCGTGGTAATCTTCGGGTAATTTGCCCATTTCAGTACGCGGGTCTGAATCCAAAATGCTTCATCGTTATGAATCGTGTTTGTGGGCTTACCATTCGTCACGCTGAACTGCGGCAGATAATAAATATGACCGCCGTTTGCATTCTTGATTGCATCCCACTGCTCTTCTGTGAAGTATTTCTTAATGTTCGGATATTTATCTATGTAGTTGTCCAGCTGTATAAACGCACCGGCATCCACTAAAGAACGGGTTGCGTCACTGCCGTCTACAAAGTCCGGATACTCACCGCCGGCAATCAGGGTTCCGATGGCTTCCTTGGCACTCTGCCCGGTCAGCCATGTTTCTTTGCACTTGGCGCCGATTAGGTCTGTGATTTTCTTTTGTACTTCGTTGTCGTCATTGATTTCCGTACCCGGCACTGCGAAGAACGCTTTGAACTGTTTTACCTCGCCGGATTTTCTAGCAGTGGAGGCTGTGCTGGCCGCACTGCCTGACGCAGTAGAATCACCGCTGCCGCCTGTTGCACAGCCGGCCATGCTGCTCACCATCAGCGCTGCAGCAACTGCAAGCGCCAAAAGCTTTTTACCTGGTTTCATTGTCGATTCCTCCCAAAATTATTTGTGATTGTGCAATCACTTTCTTTGTTTTGCTGAAATTATTATAAGCTGTATTGTACAATCTGCACAACAGGGCAAAGTTCAAATAAAAACGGGGGAAATTATAGTTTCCGCAAAGTTACTATAATTTCGCCCGTTAAACAGTATTTTACTGGTTGCTATTCCCTTGCACCGGCCTGCCGCCGAAATTTGGTCGGTGTACAGCCCTTTAATTTTACAAAACGGTCAATAAAATAATCGATATCCCGGTAACCGACCTTATTTGCAATTTCGTACACCTTTGCATCCGTTTGCAGCAGCATTTGCGCAGCTTTTTCTATGCGCAGCGAAACCAGATAATTTTTAAAACTCTTTCCAAATTGCTTTTTGAACAGCTGTCCCAGGTAGGCACTGTTCAAGTAGTA containing:
- a CDS encoding sugar ABC transporter substrate-binding protein — its product is MKPGKKLLALAVAAALMVSSMAGCATGGSGDSTASGSAASTASTARKSGEVKQFKAFFAVPGTEINDDNEVQKKITDLIGAKCKETWLTGQSAKEAIGTLIAGGEYPDFVDGSDATRSLVDAGAFIQLDNYIDKYPNIKKYFTEEQWDAIKNANGGHIYYLPQFSVTNGKPTNTIHNDEAFWIQTRVLKWANYPKITTMDQYFDLIEKYLKANPTMKSGTKNIGYTILCDDWRYFCLENAPQFLDGYPNDGSCIVDPKTLKVTDYNTTPTAKTYFQKLNTEYKKGIVDPESFTQKYDQYISKLSTGAVLGMIDQYWDFSNNVNAALKTQKLDAEGCEYVPLPITIKEGVKNQWHTTQNVTNVAGGVGITTSCKDVEGALQFINDLLSPEVVSLRAWGVKDTDYNVGTDGMFTRTQAMRDKANDTTYKASHFCSYSYFPNFKGQILDNKNAATPAEQISEFQSGLSQNLKECFKAYNAKTYVDMLGDNETPGAWYPIYTFSDTLSAEDEAKVAWTKMADVKHQWLPKVCMADSFDSEWNSYMTAYKATNAAVYMTKAEEAVKNRVEAAKKYETSSK